The following coding sequences are from one Gammaproteobacteria bacterium window:
- a CDS encoding dUTP diphosphatase — MKSIQIKVLDPRLGKDIPLPRHATEGSAGLDLRACLDRPLTLAPGDTRLIPSGIALHIGDPGLAAVLLPRSGLGHKHGIVLGNLLGLIDSDYQGEVLISCWNRGRQPFTVEVGERIAQMVFVPVVQARLEVVDSFASSARGEGGFGHSGRH; from the coding sequence ATGAAAAGCATACAAATTAAGGTGCTCGATCCCCGCTTGGGCAAAGACATTCCCCTACCCCGTCATGCCACGGAAGGATCTGCGGGCCTGGATCTGCGCGCCTGCCTCGACCGGCCGCTGACCCTGGCGCCGGGGGACACCCGGCTCATTCCGTCGGGCATCGCCCTGCATATCGGTGACCCCGGTCTGGCCGCGGTGCTGTTACCGCGTTCAGGGCTGGGCCACAAGCATGGCATCGTGTTAGGCAATCTGCTGGGTTTGATCGATTCGGACTACCAGGGCGAGGTGCTGATCTCCTGCTGGAATCGCGGCCGGCAGCCGTTTACAGTGGAGGTGGGCGAACGCATCGCCCAGATGGTGTTTGTGCCAGTGGTGCAGGCGCGGCTGGAGGTGGTGGACAGTTTTGCAAGCAGCGCCCGGGGCGAGGGCGGATTCGGCCACTCCGGCCGCCACTGA
- the coaBC gene encoding bifunctional phosphopantothenoylcysteine decarboxylase/phosphopantothenate--cysteine ligase CoaBC — MDGLHHKRVLLGVTGGIAAYKSAELVRRLREAGAEVRVVMSQSATGFITPLTFQALSGHPVRTALNDAAAEAAMGHIELARWADVVVVAPATANFLAKVAHGLADDLLSALCLASQAPLWVAPAMNHVMWAQAATQDNCARLRARGVRFLGPGSGDQACGEQGPGRMVEPDDIVAALQRVVAPGPLAGRRLLLTAGPTREAIDPVRFVSNRSSGKMGYALAVAAREAGAEVVLVSGPVSLDAPPGVECLRVESAADMFAAVMARLRGVDIFIGAAAVADYTPEEPASQKLKKHTETLRLALRRTPDILAAVAASSVSPFTVGFAAETQCLEAHARAKLGAKKLDMIAANQVGQGTGFDSDDNALTVLWPGGGASLGRAPKSALARALMDLIAERYNEKHTN, encoded by the coding sequence ATGGACGGATTGCATCACAAGCGCGTATTGCTGGGTGTGACGGGCGGTATTGCCGCCTACAAGAGCGCCGAGCTGGTGCGCCGTTTGCGCGAGGCCGGTGCGGAAGTGCGGGTGGTCATGAGCCAGTCGGCCACCGGCTTCATCACCCCCCTGACCTTCCAGGCCCTGTCCGGTCATCCCGTGCGCACTGCGCTCAACGATGCCGCCGCGGAAGCGGCCATGGGTCATATCGAACTGGCCCGCTGGGCGGATGTGGTGGTGGTCGCGCCGGCCACGGCAAACTTTCTCGCCAAGGTGGCCCACGGGCTGGCGGATGATTTGCTGAGTGCCCTGTGCCTGGCGAGTCAGGCACCCCTGTGGGTGGCGCCGGCCATGAATCACGTCATGTGGGCGCAGGCGGCCACCCAGGACAACTGCGCCCGCCTGCGCGCCCGGGGGGTTCGTTTTCTCGGTCCAGGCAGCGGCGACCAGGCCTGCGGCGAGCAGGGCCCCGGCCGCATGGTGGAGCCGGACGATATTGTTGCGGCGCTGCAGCGGGTGGTTGCCCCGGGCCCCCTGGCGGGCAGGCGGCTGTTGCTGACGGCGGGTCCCACCCGCGAAGCCATCGATCCGGTGCGCTTTGTCAGCAATCGCAGCTCCGGCAAAATGGGGTACGCCCTGGCCGTTGCCGCCCGCGAGGCCGGCGCGGAAGTGGTGTTGGTGAGCGGGCCGGTGAGCCTGGATGCGCCGCCTGGAGTGGAATGCCTGCGGGTGGAGAGTGCGGCAGACATGTTTGCAGCGGTGATGGCCCGCCTGCGCGGCGTGGACATTTTCATCGGCGCGGCCGCAGTGGCGGACTACACGCCCGAGGAGCCTGCGTCCCAAAAACTTAAAAAACACACCGAAACGCTGCGCTTGGCATTGCGGCGCACGCCGGATATCCTGGCCGCTGTGGCCGCATCTTCTGTGTCGCCTTTCACAGTGGGTTTTGCGGCAGAAACCCAATGCCTGGAGGCCCATGCCCGGGCCAAGCTGGGAGCCAAGAAGCTGGACATGATCGCGGCGAACCAAGTGGGTCAGGGCACGGGCTTCGACAGCGACGACAACGCTCTCACCGTGTTGTGGCCCGGCGGTGGCGCATCACTGGGCCGGGCGCCCAAAAGCGCGCTGGCGCGCGCACTCATGGACCTCATTGCAGAACGATACAATGAAAAGCATACAAATTAA